The following proteins are co-located in the Primulina tabacum isolate GXHZ01 chromosome 11, ASM2559414v2, whole genome shotgun sequence genome:
- the LOC142519694 gene encoding uncharacterized protein LOC142519694 — MSSGKSMKDAVLSISEEYLWPERQCLPGSGGQLLTKILPEWSRLWGMDIMGPFPIAWTQKKFLLVAVDYFSKWVEAEPLAKITEHEVLKFLWKNIVYRFGVPRRLISENGRQFQGKEITSWCREMKMTQSFTSVAYPQANGQTEVVNRIIIQALKTRLQGKGKNWVEELPSVL; from the exons ATGTCCTCCGGGAAATCCATGAAGGATGCTGTGCTGAGCATCTCGGAGGAATATCTTTGGCCCGAAAGACAATGCTTGCCGGGTTCTGGTGGCCAACTCTTAACCAAGATTCTGCCCGAGTGGTCCAGGCTT TGGGGCATGGATATTATGGGTCCCTTCCCAATTGCCTGGACTCAAAAGAAATTCTTACTGGTGGCTGTAGATTATTTTTCTAAATGGGTGGAAGCTGAGCCCTTGGCCAAGATCACTGAGCATgaagttttgaaatttctgtGGAAGAACATAGTATACCGGTTTGGAGTACCTAGAAGACTGATCTCAGAAAATGGAAGACAGTTTCAGGGAAAAGAGATTACATCCTGGTGTCGGGAAATGAAGATGACTCAGTCTTTCACCTCCGTTGCCTATCCTCAAGCTAATGGCCAAACAGAAGTTGTGAATAGAATTATTATACAAGCACTGAAAACCAGGCTACAAGGCAAAGGAAAGAACTGGGTGGAAGAATTACCCAGTGTTCTCTAG